In Juglans regia cultivar Chandler chromosome 13, Walnut 2.0, whole genome shotgun sequence, the DNA window CATGCATTCTGTTATATAAACCTTAGAGACTCTAATTTCTAAGTGTAGGGAATGTTCGGTTCTGCATTCCAAGTTGGCATTTCTGCATGGTGCATGCACAAGACCGGGCCTGTTTTTGTTGCTATGTTCAAGCCTGTGGGTATTTTCATTTCTATTGTCGTGGGTGTTATCTTACTAGGAGATACTTTCTATCTCGGAAGGTAGGGCATATACTATTTCATTTTCCCTCTTTTTGCTCACTATCTTTATACTGATTATGGTATTGAGTATCTTTCTTCAATCCCAAAACCTTTCTATCCTTGATTTATAAAAGAATGGATCATTGATCATTATATTTTGAATCTGATGCAGTTTGATTGGAGCAATTCTGATTGTCATTGGATTTTTTTCTGTAATGTGGGCAAAAGCCAAAGAACAGAAAATGAGTGGGGAAGCTGCGGTAAGGAACTTCGACTCCAGCAGACAAAAAGCCCCTCTCTTGCAAAACAGTGTTGAAGAAATGTAGAAATTTCGTACATCAAATCAAAGCATAAAGGTCTCTGTTGCCAACCAAAATGGGTAATCTCTATGTCGTTCATTGTTAGAAATGGAATAAAATATACCTAAAAGTTTCATGTTGGAACCTCCTCTTTCACcaattctctttctctctctctctctagtctatGGAAATTGAGGATCGAGGTTAATATAGGCATCATCTTGCTCCAGACCACGTGCAGTTGAGTATACATTACCCTAAGTAATGCTGGAAACCCTGGGCCTAAAAGGACAGCCGCCTTTTTTACTTGTGCACGGCTTGTCTAGCACCATTTAGTTAAAACTGAGTTATCCCATTTTTTATGAGAAAGGAAGATAAACTGTTGTTTGGTTCTTCTAAAGAGATTGAATAGCACCCATATCCCACTTTACATTTGGAGTTTTGTATAGAGATAAACTGAGTCTGCGCAACACCATGCAGGGACCAGACTTTGTTTGACAGTTTAATATCAGGACAACTAAAGCTGATTTCAGCCATGAACTTGGGAGGGATGTTAGCCCCATCTCTTTTTAGAAGTATGTTGGTTCTGTTTCTGATACACAATAATTTTCGTATATGCATTCAAATGTTATAGGATGTTTAAATGTTATAGTTTTGCCCCTTGCAACCACTCCTAGTGTAACACCTTGCTTAATTAACCATTAGATCAACCCTTAAGTATTCTAaattaggtttttaattttgagttatTACTTACAGTAAGGTTGGCCTTAATCTTGGCACTTAGTACCCTTAAGCTAATGATTAGAGAAGTAAGCCCATTGGTGAATTTAGTGAGGCTTTTAGGACCTTAGAGCATTCATGGGTCTAGCCCAATAGCCCTTAAGCCAAGAACCCACACACTCggcccttttaagcccacaaggcccaaaacCATGTTTGGatttatttcactattcaactTGAAAACCCAATACACCATATCATTTGTTTTCTTAAGCTCAAATCATACCCTAAGTAccaagttttgaaagttggctaagaccattaaccatcatacttgaggttagtgaactTTAAGTCATGCTTTGAGGCTTAATTTCGTCTTAATCTTTTATTAACCTTTTAATCCGaaattttcttcatttattatttcatttcatcatactTAGACCTTGCTAatactctagataaacctccccacatgtcattaaggaaaatgacatatcaaaccccaaacttGCATCAATCGGCTCATGTGTATCCCTTTTGAGTGCATGGACTATTTTGCCCTTAGGCCCAATAGTTTTGTGCCATTTACTTgagggtaatatggtccttagaCACCTCATGAGACCCCTTCAAATCCAAATTAAGCTTTGAATGaatttggtttcacaaaccaaACCAAGAAGCCAAACGGATTGCACCCTAGTCTAGTTTGAGTGGGAACCGGTTGGGTTGAGATTTAACCAACCATCTACCATGGTTGAGCCGCCACCCCACACCACCtccatcgccacctccatcaccACCTAATCCCCAATAGGCCTCATGACCATCATGAGAAATTTGACTCAGATTTTCCCACTCAAAAAcatccaaaaccaaaactcCAATCTGCCAAGTAAAACCCAATTGAACCCACCGGTTAGCATATGTGGTTTGCTTGACTTTTTGTCAACTGAACCATGTCTCACGACCTGGCCACCACTGTAGGACCATTGTAGCCACAGTAAGGAAGAAATCATAGTGGTTTCAGGCCACTATTCCCCTTGTACAAGAGGACACAAGCTGATGAAGACAATCTGAAATTTCAGCAATCACCCTtcattgcatcatctttttTGAACTGCACCTTCATGATCACTTAGCAGCCAACCCTCCACCTTTTACCACCAGGAAAAGCCTTCAAGAAGTGATTTTGCACCTGCACAAATCAGCCATGATGATGAGTCAAACGGATGAGTCAAGACAATGAACAAAACTGTccaaagaaaatcactttgaaCCTGTCAGTTCCATGGTTGGTTTTCCTTCTATTACTTCTACACCACGACTTGACTAGCCCCCATAGGAGTAATGTAGTAATTGTAGAAgtgaaatcatggtggtttaggACATTGTTTTAATTTGCACACAATGACACAAGTGATGGAATGCAAATCTGAAAATTTCAGCTTCTTTACACCACCTTCCACCAATCACTTTGGACCAAGGCCAATGTCCCTTCCCTTTGGCTGCCTATAAAAGGCCCCTTCACCCCCTCATATCCTTCACATCTCAGCTCCAAGCTTTCTCTTGAGTGTTGAGAGCACTTCTCCCCCTTAtagatcaaaagagtgaaatcgagtgagttttggtaagTTTTTTAGTATTCTTGAGCAAGGCTGTCTTaagtgcttggaaggccaccaaatttgtaagttttcttgctcttgatcttagttagcatgtcaagctttgtttccaagtgttggtacaaaatttggttgagttttgagaaggttatcaaGTTTAGTTCAAACTAGGTCATTAAAAGGTGGTTTGagtaattaaatgattttaagtgaaaatttagTTATAACatgtcttaagcatgatttgatatgatttattgttGTCTTAGAATGATTATGGAAGATTTGATTTGCGATtaaaagcatgtcatgataggttttaaatctatcttgttttgatcaataaatataaatcagttttgaataaattggagatttatgatatcttagccatgattaagtgttgggatgaacttgattacccaagaattagccttcattatgtcattaaagatgttagtgatcatttgtaactaaagaaaatctcatatgcatgcattcatagggatcaatagttgagaacaaacttaggcatcaactagagtgcatgccacgggttgggactgtTTGGGCAAGTTCCATTTTGACTTTTGAAAATCTAAGggtatagatggttttagaatgccaaaaatatgaggTTCAGgaattttggttaaatttggaattTGTTTGCAAATAATGAAAGTTTAGGGCCTTAATTGCaatttttagaaagtttaggggtatttttgtaaatagtcattttttaagCCCTTGCTTATGAACCTCACTCATAGTAGTATTAATCTGAATTTAGTACGAATTTGATTTTAGCCGCTACGACCTTTATCGAAAactcaggaagtttgtaagttggcttctaacttacaccttgatagattatttatgatttattgataaatacttCATTCATGTTTTAGTTATCactttgagcataaaatatcatgttatttGATATATTAAGTGCATATCTACATGACATGTAATATTTCTACAATTTTAGCATgttgcatctataaatgtcattttcacatgaaaagcttgctacatatgcacatgtcataaaacacaattttcaaCTTAGCATGAAAAGCTTGCTAGAATGAGGAATTTTCCTAGTAGAACTCTTTTGTCTACTCTAAAGtgtttaagaatagagtggtaacccttgggttgacaaagaacagtcaacagaatttgaatgagttctttttaaggAACGCCGGAGTGAAGTCAAAATTTTTATGGCACTTAAGGCTGATGGGAatacatgttatgatgttatgttatattaccaatgcattgagaatgagtctgcaGACAACGTAATTTCAGCGTGAATTGTACTGGAGTCActggcaggtactcacagtgcgcATGTAGAACTGTGATGATACTACACGTTAcgattaatttatgaattgctaaaaatgatgaaatgttatgatgaaaatattatcttttgacGATAACTTAAATGTCTccgtttttttgaaaatgttgtggaatctggatgggagacacgCATATTTGTCTGCATTTCATGCaattcatatttatcattcttcatgcataatttatctttgtgcaagtttgttaacttactgagattttatataaatctcactCATTGTGGACTCACTAATAGAATTTGTGTTAGGATACGAGGAGGACAGATTAGATGGAGCACTGAATCCGACTGGTTGTAGAGGAGCCTGACCTCGAGAGGAGACTAGATTTGATTATCATGTTTATAACCATAGTCCTTCATGCTCTAGAACGCATGAAgcgattaattttattttgaagattttaataTCTAGTTGTATTAAGTTATGCTACGTTTTGGCTTTGAATTTATGATGATCAGtaatgcattgagatattttaattattctggTATAAGTTATGTTTTCGTCCTTATATTCGCTACGGTTATTGCATGCTAGGATttattgcatattaactatcatgaatgAGAGTATGTAACCTTATGTTACATGTCTCAACATTCTAAGTCTCCATcccatcccaagcggaggttgagTGCGTCACACCTAGTCAATGCATTATTTATTTGAACTTCAAATGAATAATGGGCTGAGGTAATATATGTCTTACATTTTCTGGCTTCTCCGGGAACGAGGAGGCCActttaatattggacttttaaCATTTCAAGCTTCTGAAGTATTCAGACCgagaaaagggaaaagactTACAGATATACTTAAATTTTGAGGAAGAATTAATCATATATGTCAACGGATGATGATGTAATTTAATTTCTGTTTCTGAAGGTTTCAATTTTCTATTtggattaaaatataatattttatccaGGAATATTGTTTTGCCCAACTCTAATGGGAAGAAGTCAGGGAAGCTATTTGATGGGCAACAACAGTGTTTTCCATGTGAGGTTGAGTCCAAACATGGTAGGCATGACCTGAAAGTTACGCTGTTAGAGTCAATCATTCCACATACAAAAGTATGGAAATCGGACTACTTGGTTTTGGGGTAAGTAGGATGATCAAATCTTATGGATGCAATTATCTGACTCGAGTTGAATTTGTGCCCTTGAACTGCTTGCCATATCTAATGGAGGGATATTTAAATTGGGTTTGAATATTAAGTTGAGTTCAGTTGAGttgatttctttataaatagtaataagttgaaTAGTAGAAAGAGTTATGTAGAACTcatctaaattgaatttaaagtatatttgaatgttaagatgaatttaaatttttttatagaaaattaaaaaagattgtagatcttatgtataaagatattttaagttaaaaaaagttgtgagtttcacgtgtaaaaaaattttaaattaaaataaatttaataatttaaaaatgaagtatttaaatattatattaaatttaaaattagattaaattcaattaaattCAGCTGGAAATTAACTAAAGTGAATTAACTAAAGTGACAGCAGATTGAATAACTAAAGTGATTCTCAACTACAACTAGCTACTCTAGCCTGTCATCCGTACGGATGAAAAGACATCTCCAGtaattctcctttttttttttcccttatccTAGGTCGATATTCACATATAAGTGGACGACTTTTATGAGCATTAATATTgatttatgtatatgtatatacaaagttatatttgtataatatgatcttaaaattctctatattgatttatgtatatctaaatatttagctatCTATAAACAGtatttatccaaatttggataactactattcaccctacaaatcatattttaataattatttatctctcatcccactctctctcacacaatcctttcattttctccctctttcaacaacacaacaaaccttcacttgtacattcattttattattataatatattatatatatttttttcattttattatatttttaatatattattattaaaaattatattttttattattacatttgtattattaatgtcaaatgtatgtggtggatgttaattgtaaaatatatattaaaaaaattgattttagcaaaaaagtaataataatattattttgttattattttgtctcaaatatgcataagccaatgtgaaaattttgcttgaatggcaaAGTGAATATGTAAAAGAgataattttgcatatgcatatgcataaactaATGTTAATGCTCTAATTAATTGAAGTGTGTGGAGCAAGTAGATGTCTacttgatttcaaaaaaaagaaaaaaaaaatgtagatgtCAACTTTGTGCAAGTATGCGGTCAGCCAAATCTAAACAATcgtttaaatttataaatgagttgaaatgaattgagatgatatgtaaatagtaaaataaaatatttttagaatattattttttaacattattattgttttgaaatttaaaaaaattgaattgtttatgagaatttgagaaaattgttttgaagatttgaaaaaaattgaattatttattatatttatgtgaaaatttaaaaaaattataatgataaagatgagatgagttgagataagttgagatgggttttgaattcaaacaacAAGTTTTTTGAGTCCCTTGCATGTGTTCTTTCTTTATAGCACTCTCgttggattagttaaagttaaagtatatttttttttatgaatataagattaatttaacttttaactatttcattcacataagtttccacattggaatagctattttttcattatatgataataaaataatataagatgaatttggctttggctattcacatcaaatcttcacattagattatcaatttattcattatatagtaatgaataattaataatttcaaaaatattttaattataaatttagtttattttttcatattttactattcataatattatatattaattagtaatcatattctaattatatttttttcaattgtcatttaaaagggagagataaataatttatataaaaggaagagagaaataattaatataaaatgtatttaatgaatgaataattcatttcaaatttagaaatcatTTTAGAAGTAACtgttccaatgagagtgctctaattTACTCTAGCTGTtctaattatttagaatttagctatttcaatgtgatcacattttatagtttaatagctaaatttttaatggatttatcttttagctaatccaataagagtgctctaAGTTGGGTAAATCtaaaaaaacaactttcatgTAGGGCCTTTGGCAATGCCAACGTCAGCCACACAAACAGTCACTAatatattaaaggaaaatgaacttataaagtgattttatttttatttttaattttttttactattaaaatattaatgaattgatatttttttttattttttaaaaatgtttaaagatgtataaaaaaatgattaaaaaaaaaagacaaaaatataaaagtgcATTTGTACTTATCGGTTTGAATGCATCGGTTGATCATCTATCCTAGTAGAACTACcctatattaaataagattcaGTTTCAATTTCAGGCTCAGTTGTATTGTTTATTAATCACAGTCAGTCCATccatatattagaaaaaaaattgacattctACATCCAATTAGTTGTCTTTACTCGCATAAGTTGATATTGATACgacatattttaagtaattatttattcaattaaattctgattaatttaaaaatgaagaatattagcattgtttaattaaaaaaattagtggtAAAAAGCACAAAATAATTAGAGAAAGGGACCATTGAAAGGAGAACGTGTGCTCAagttcttttttcaaaacgaaaCTAATTAGAGGGAAAACGATTAGTTTATTGAACGTCAGCTTTCCATTCCCTACTATATATGAGACATCCATCCGAGTAGCTTCTTCACCTCAAGTAGCTATACCACTTCGTGAAATGCTAACACCCGGCCCCAACTCCGGGGGCCGGGGTCTCTACCTATCGCCACATTACAGTAACCTGTGGAAGTAAAGCAACATAATGTTCGCCATAAATACGAGGGAGAAAAGATTGAGGAgagattattattattgcttACTTCTGCAGACAGAAGCAGTAGCACTGTATATtccaggagagagagagagagggagagatgggaGTGATGAGGGCCATGTTGTGGGAAGCAGTGCCCTTCACAGTGATGGTGACCATGGAAGCTTGCACTATAGGGTTGACTATATGGGCTAGTACAGCCATGAATAATGGGATGAGCCCTCTTGTATTTGTTTTCTATTCCAATTCCCTTGCTTCTATCCTCCTCCTCCcttattcattcatttttcacTGCACTGacaggttcttcttcttcttcttccttcttcatacttaacgtatataatatattaatatcaggGCTTGCTTCTCATCTTCCTCGTCTTCTTTCTCTGTGCAGAACAGAACAACCACTTTTCACCTTTCCTCTCTTCTTGCGATTCTTCTTCCTGGGTTTAACTGGgtttgtactctctctctctctctctctctctctctctcacgcgtGCACACACACACGGGCGGCGGACAGGCCTACTCCATGAAAGCCCGAAGGATTTGATGCCTGATGAACCCTTCGAATTCTAATGAATTCCCAACTCGGGCTCGCTTGGAGCATGGGTCTGACGGTTCTTCCACGGAAGACCATCCTGGAATGGTGTGCATCATTGCTTGCTTCAATTGATGATGATTTGGTATTTGAAAAGTTTGACAAAGCAAGACAAAAGGGAAGTTATATTATTGGTTCTTGATGTGTGGTTTGCAGGATAACCATAGGGAAGTTATATTATTGGTTCTTGATGTGTGGTTTGCAGGATAACCATAGCGCAGAACCTTGCATTCTTGGGCTTAAGTTACAGCTCTCCGATCCTAGTCTGTGCAATGGGCCTTTTGACcccatcttttttcttcatgCTCTCTGTCCTGCTCAGGTTTTAACATAACCTCCTCTTCTCTCAAAATCAATTGGTCTATGTGAATAGCTTTAAAATCAAGtcgttttttctcttttcagttGAACTTTATGCTCTCTGATTTTTTAAAAACCATCAAATGGGTTCTTTTGTGACGCTGTCAGAATTTCATTAGCAAATCTTTAGAAATACAACGTCAACATCAATAACAATTCCATACGTGTCTCTTGAAGGAGTGTGGCCCCcatgtttttgaaaattaaaaaatcatgcaaaaattagaaaaataaaaaatattaaataaaaaataaaaaataaaaaaattaagataaaaacaagttttaaaagacttaaaaactcaaaacaaaatgaatttaaaaaattataaaatatatatttaaaaatattaactaaaaatctGCTTTCTTTTTAGGTAAATAGCTcgtattttgttaaattttaatttttttttagcttattatcttttatttaataatttcatttttccaaccttttaaaacttttaagatTTTTACTTGTGACATACACGTAACCTAATAGTTTCATTGATGTCGACGTTAAGAGTGGGCAGCGAGGGCCCACCTCCCACTACACCACTCCCGTCTGCCCCATCTCCCGCATGGGCAGATGGGCAATCTCGCACAATGCGGATAGCACTTCTAATCGACGTGATAACAATGTATATATTAACAATTCCGATCGAGGAATCAATTAATTTGGTCGTAATGTTAaaccacatgaaaataaaaagtttaagattCAATTAAAATGCATAGTGAGCAATTTGACTTTAAAACAAACTACATGGACCACTTTCGTACTTAACATAACTagaaaaatataggaaattcaaaaaaaaaaacacagaactTGAACAAAAATGTTGGCCTCGTTTGTTTGTGTATGCCATTGAACTTCAACTTATCTACCCTTTTAGGACGACAAAATTAGATTGGAGAAGTTCAAGCTGCCAGGCTAAAGTAATCGGCACGTTGATATCGATCATGGGGGCAATAATGGTGGACCTTTACAAAGGCCCAGTGATACTTAAAACTTCTGTTTCTTCAACATATGATCTTGATCTTCAACCCAAGCAGCAACTGATCTCCATGATCTTCTCCTCAACGCCGGAGCATTGGATTCTTGGTGGCATTTTGCTAGCAGCTACATCATTGTCTGTTTCAGTATGGAACATTATTCAGGTAAAACTGTTATATATGTGCGGCCCATTACAATACTTAAGAATTTCTCAAACTAATCTTTTGATTCATTTCTTGTACTGATCAGCTTGGAACAGTGAAACAATATCCAGAACTGCAAGTAATGAAGGCGGCGTCTTTCTATAGCGTACTGGGGACAGTTCAATGTGGGATAGTTTCTTTAACTCTAGAGAGAAACCCAAGTGCTTGGAAACTAAAACTTAACTCGGAGCTTCTTCTCATTGTTTTAACAGTAAGCAAATTAaagttcttaattaattatgcgGACATCATGTTCCATCAAAATGTGTGATCTAGGACTTTACTCATGAATGTATAAATTATGCGTGTACGGGCTGCATGTGCTATTAATATAGAAGATCTGGATGCACCAACAACAACTATTGCAGAGGCACCGTAGGCATTGTATAGCAttgtaaaatctattttttgtcTCAAGTTGTGTAATAGAATTTATTCCTTCTGTTTCCTGGAATATTGTACAgaacatcatgtatatataccCTTAACAGTATAATGAGAATGCACTGAGAATTCACAGAATATCTTATTCtattatggtatcagagacccCACGACTAATCGTCCTCTGATCCAtgacttcttcttcctctcttacCTCAACAAACGTCTCAGCCATGTCTTCCTTCTCACATCTTGTCACCACTAAGCTCACCAACGATAACTATCCTTTATGGAATGTACAGGTCTCTGCCTATTTAAGAGGTCAGGATCTCTATCAATACGTTGATGGCTCACTAAAATCCCCTCCTGCCCTTCTTGAGTCTCAACCTAACCCAGCTTATGCCTCCTGGAAAAGAAATGATCAACTAGTTCTCAGTATATTGTTCTCCTCCCTCTCAGACTCGGTACTCGGGCATGTTCTTTCTTCTCAAACATCTTGTGAGCTTTGGAGATCTCTCTCCTCATTGTTTGCCTCTCATTCTCATGCAAAACGTTTCCAAGTTAAATTCCTGGTGATCAAAGTATCACTGAGTATTTTGGTAAAGTAAGATCACTTGCTGATATTCTTGCTGTCTCTGGGACTCCCTTACCcgattctgattttgtttcttaCCTTCTCACTGGGCTTGGTTCCGAATATGACCCTTTTGTTACCTCTATAACAACACGGGTTGAACCCATTTCTTCGCATGAGCTGTTTCAGTTACTTCTTGTCCATGAGAGTAGACTTGCACACAGCACACGAAGCTCTATCTCCACGCAACCTTCTGTCAATTTTACACACACTGGGGGACGAGGTTCTGCTCAGCATCGTGGTGGACTCAATGGCAGAAATGGACTAGGCAGATACAACTATCCAAACAGAGGTGGTCGAAGTTTTTCACCTGCTACACAGTCCAATCTCCCAAACTCACAAAATTCCCAACGACCAACCTGTCAAGTATGTCAAAAAGCAGGTCATGTAGCCCGACAGTGCAGGCACCGCTTTGATCATAGCTATCAATTTAGTGCGCCCACTTCCTTCTCAGCTAATTTCACCCAACCCAGCCCTCTCCTAGATCCTACCTGGTATCCAGACTCGGGAGCAACCCACCATATCACACACACCCTCAACAACCTGAATCTTGCCTCCGAGCCTTACTGTGGCAATGAACAGATTCTAGTAGGAGATGGTTCAGGACTCTGCATTCAAAATACGGGTGACTCttccttatcttcttcttcttcttcttcttcttcttcttcttcttcttcttctacttcttcttcttcttcttcttcttctacttcttcttcttttctccttAAAAATCTACTTCATGTTCCAAAAATCATGAAGAATCTCATCTctgtttcaaaattttgcaaGGATAACTCATGCTTTTTCGAGTTTCATGATTCTTTCTTCTCTGTGAAGGACACATCGACGGGGACGATCCTCCTCACAGGACCAATCCGTAACGGCCTCAATACATTCCCTTCGGAGTCAGATTGTCCCTCCATCATCTCGTCTCCTTCTATCAACATAGGTGAAAAAGCATTTGTCAATCAGTGGCACCGTCGGTTGGGTCATCCTCATCACTCCACTCTATCACGTATTCTGCGCACCACCTGCTTGAAAGTTTCTCCCAACGCCTCTAGCTTCCAGTGTAATGAGTGCCCCTTAgccaaaaatcatcaacaacCGTTTATTTCTCATTCGGCCCATTCAAATAAACCATTACATTTGGTCTGTGCTGATGTTTGGGGCCCAATCCATTTTGTTTCTAGACAAGGCTACAAGTACTATGTCTCTTTTGTGGATCAATACACTCGTTTTACTTGGTTCTATCCCTTAAAATTGAAATCTGATGTTCttaatgttttttctatttttttaccttttgttGAGCGtctttttaatacaaaactCATCACTCTTCAAACCGATGGGGGTGGTGAATTTCAACCACTCACACAAATATGTCAAAAATTTAGAATTCACCATCGTTTTTCGTGCCCACAtactcaccaacaaaatggGCTTGTGGAACGAAAGCACAGGCATATAGTCGAGACTGGGCTTGCTCTCTTGGCCCAAGCTTCTCTTCCATTTTCCTATTGGACTGATGCTTTTGATACGGCAGTTTATCTCATTAATCTCTTACCTTCCCCAACGATTAACAACAAAACACCATTCTTCAAAGTCTTCAATCATGATcctgattatcattttttaaaagtgtttggGTGTGAGTGCTTTCCTAACTTACGCCCTTACAATCAACACAAATTAAATCTTCGCTCCACCCCATGTCTCTTTCTTGGGTATAGCTCGATTCACAAGGGGTACAAATGCTTAGACTTAAAGACAAATCAGCTATACTTCTCGCGACGTCCTATTTCATGAAAACAAATTTCCGTATTCAACTCTTCGGCCCACCTCATCGTCTAACTCTCAacctttctctccctcttatACCTGCTTACCCATTCTCAACCCACAACCCTCAATTTTAGGCCCAAGCCCAAACACCATCTCATCTTCTTCCCGACCACCAACTCAAAATCCCCAAATTTCCTCTTCTTCCCGATCCGAAATCCCCAGCTCATCTTCCCGTAACTCCACGGATCTCTCACTTCTCATACCACCCCATTCACCCATCATCACACGGGCACAGACTCATTCCTCCCGACCTCGTGTTCGAATGGATGGAACTGTTCCATACCCGACTAGGCGCTGTCTTGCCACCACAGTAATTCCCGAAACACCAAATAGCTTTGTCGTCGCCTCCAAACACCCCGAATGGCATGAAGCCATGAACCAGGAGTACAAGCACTTCTCCAAAACAAGACATGGACCCTTGTTCCCCCTAATCC includes these proteins:
- the LOC108979402 gene encoding WAT1-related protein At1g70260-like, whose translation is MGVMRAMLWEAVPFTVMVTMEACTIGLTIWASTAMNNGMSPLVFVFYSNSLASILLLPYSFIFHCTDRTEQPLFTFPLFLRFFFLGLTGITIAQNLAFLGLSYSSPILVCAMGLLTPSFFFMLSVLLRTTKLDWRSSSCQAKVIGTLISIMGAIMVDLYKGPVILKTSVSSTYDLDLQPKQQLISMIFSSTPEHWILGGILLAATSLSVSVWNIIQLGTVKQYPELQVMKAASFYSVLGTVQCGIVSLTLERNPSAWKLKLNSELLLIVLTAVFGGVVRSRVHIWCTQSKGPLYVPMFKPFGILFATIFGISFFTNNLHYGSVIGAIIIGIGCYAVMWGQITEDGVGEDQCAGSVDSLEEKTVPLLQEEMQV